Proteins co-encoded in one Camelus bactrianus isolate YW-2024 breed Bactrian camel chromosome 6, ASM4877302v1, whole genome shotgun sequence genomic window:
- the LOC105080583 gene encoding olfactory receptor 4K1 has protein sequence MAHTNESVVSEFVLLGLSNSWSLQLFFFSIFSMVYVTSVLGNVLIIVIISIDSHLNSPMYFLLSNLSFIDICQSNFATPKMLLDFFVEHKTISFEGCMAQIFLLHSFVGSEMILLVAMAYDRFIAICKPLHYSTIMNRRLCIIFVCISWAVGILHSVSHLAFTVNLPFCGPNEVDSFFCDLPLVIELACMDTYEMEIMTLTNSGLISLSCFLTLMISYTIILITVRHQSSSGSSKALSTLTAHITVVILFFGPCIYFYIWPFSRLSVDKFLSVFYTVCTPLLNPIIYSLRNEDVKSAMRKLRNRHMNAWKN, from the coding sequence ATGGCTCACACAAATGAATCAGTGGTGTCTGAGTTTGTGCTTCTGGGACTTTCTAATTCTTggtcacttcagcttttctttttttctatattctcTATGGTATATGTGACATCGGTCCTGGGCAACGTAttgattattgttattatttccatTGACTCCCACTTGAACTCTCCCATGTACTTCCTGCTCAGTAACCTTTCTTTCATTGATATCTGCCAATCTAACTTTGCCACCCCCAAGATGCTTCTGGACTTTTTTGTTGAACACAAAACTATCTCCTTTGAGGGTTGCATGGCCCAGATATTCCTTCTTCACAGTTTTGTTGGGAGTGAGATGATACTGCTTGTAGCTATGGCATATGACAGATTTATTGCCATCTGTAAGCCCCTACACTATAGCACAATTATGAATCGAAGACTGTGtatcatttttgtgtgtatttcctggGCCGTGGGTATTCTTCATTCTGTGAGCCACCTGGCTTTCACAGTGAATCTGCCATTCTGTGGCCCCAATGAGGTAGACAGCTTCTTTTGTGACCTGCCCCTGGTGATAGAGCTGGCTTGCATGGATACTTATGAAATGGAAATTATGACTCTAACTAACAGTGGCCTGATATCACTGAGCTGCTTTCTGACTTTAATGATTTCCTACACCATCATTTTGATCACTGTCCGCCACCAGTCCTCCAGTGGGTCATCCAAGGCACTTTCTACATTAACTGCCCACATTACAGTGGTGATTCTTTTCTTTGGGCCTTGCATTTATTTCTATATCTGGCCTTTCAGCAGACTTTCTGTGGATAAGTTCCTTTCTGTGTTCTACACTGTTTGTACACCCCTGCTGAACCCCATCATCTACTCTCTGAGGAATGAAGACGTTAAATCAGCCATGCGAAAGTTGAGGAACCGTCACATGAATGCCTGGAAAAACTAG
- the LOC105080490 gene encoding LOW QUALITY PROTEIN: olfactory receptor 4K1-like (The sequence of the model RefSeq protein was modified relative to this genomic sequence to represent the inferred CDS: inserted 1 base in 1 codon), with the protein MHNFSSPDSVNERNNKSVVTEFILLGLSSSRELQLFLFFICSVLYGAAVLGNILIILTVITDSRLHSPMYFLLSNLSFIDVCQATFATPKMIADFLSEHKTITFQGCMSQISFLHVFGGSEMVLLVAMAYDRYIAICKPLYYMTIMSRRVCSVLVGVSWAIGILHSASHLAFTVDLPFCGPNKVDNFFCDXPFLIRLACLDTYVLDILVLMNSGLLSLICFLLLLVSYTIILATVHPQASDGTTKALSTLSAHITVVVLFFGPLIFIYIWPFESFPIDKFISVFFTAFTPLFNPMIYTLRNKDVKEAMKRLRNQHVGSKQVF; encoded by the exons ATGC ATAACTTCAGCAGCCCAGATTCAGTTAATGAACGGAACAATAAGTCAGTAGTTACTGAATTCATTTTGTTGGGTCTGTCCAGCTCTCGGGAACTTCaactcttccttttctttatctGCTCTGTGCTTTATGGAGCTGCGGTGTTGGGAAATATCCTTATCATCCTCACAGTGATTACAGACTCTCGGTTGCATTCCCCAATGTACTTTCTTCTTAGCAATCTCTCCTTCATTGATGTGTGTCAGGCTACATTTGCCACTCCCAAGATGATTGCAGACTTCCTCAGTGAACACAAGACCATCACCTTCCAGGGATGCATGTCACAGATCTCTTTCTTGCATGTTTTTGGGGGCAGTGAGATGGTGCTTCTTGTGGCCATGGCCTATGATAGATACATTGCTATATGCAAACCTCTGTATTACATGACCATCATGAGCCGAAGGGTGTGCTCTGTTCTGGTGGGGGTCTCCTGGGCTATTGGCATCCTACACTCAGCCAGCCACCTGGCATTCACAGTTGATCTTCCTTTCTGTGGACCCAACAAAGTGGACAATTTCTTTTGTG TTCCCTTTTTGATCAGGCTTGCCTGCTTAGACACCTATGTTTTAGATATTCTGGTGCTCATGAACAGTGGCCTGCTCTCGCTtatctgtttcctccttttgCTAGTGTCTTATACTATCATCCTTGCTACTGTCCATCCCCAAGCCTCTGATGGGACAACCAAGGCACTTTCCACCCTGTCTGCCCATATCACTGTTGTGGTTCTGTTCTTTGGCCCATTAATCTTTATCTATATTTGGCCCTTTGAAAGCTTCCCAATTGATAAATTTATCTCTGTGTTTTTTACTGCCTTCACTCCTCTCTTCAACCCTATGATTTACACACTGAGGAATAAAGATGTAAAGGAGGCCATGAAGAGGCTGAGAAACCAACATGTGGGTTCCAAGCAAGTCTTTTAG